A region from the Sparus aurata unplaced genomic scaffold, fSpaAur1.1, whole genome shotgun sequence genome encodes:
- the LOC115578019 gene encoding phospholipase A and acyltransferase 1-like, with product MGLKNSRPKLFPGDIVEYPRNKFFSHFAIYYGERDGVPYVAHLTCRDSDIKLLLYGRALRSEVKLDPLELLGKKYKVNNMFDEVHPARDFHNVVKQSIDDMMGREVTFDILFHNSEHQATLFRYGIKKSEQIDKIYKHIMPAWKKLFEEKKL from the exons ATGGGCCTG AAAAATTCCCGCCCCAAGTTGTTCCCGGGGGACATCGTGGAGTATCCCAGGAACAAGTTCTTCTCTCACTTCGCCATCTACTACGGAGAGAGGGACGGCGTTCCCTACGTCGCTCACCTGACCTGCCGAG ATTCAGACATTAAGCTGCTGCTGTATGGTCGAGctctgaggtcagaggtcaaactggATCCCCTGGAGCTGCTGGGGAAAAAGTACAAG GTGAACAACATGTTTGACGAGGTGCACCCAGCCAGAGACTTCCACAATGTGGTGAAGCAGTCGATCGACGACATGATGGGCCGCGAGGTGACGTTCGACATCCTGTTTCACAACAGCGAGCACCAGGCGACGCTCTTCAGATACGGAATCAAGAAATCTGAACAG ATAGACAAGATTTATAAGCACATCATGCCGGCCTGGAAGAAGCTGtttgaagagaaaaaactgTGA